From the Cucumis sativus cultivar 9930 chromosome 5, Cucumber_9930_V3, whole genome shotgun sequence genome, the window ctttatttaatattttataaaattaattgtttataaatacaaCTTGTGATTCtggattatattatattattttcatttataattttttttctataggAGTAAAATCgactaaaaaaatagaaaaataactacATCATAAAGTTTTGctataaatcatttttttaaaaaaaaaatgctattttctaatttgttatCAATTATTTGGTCATTTTCACGGTTTTCCTTGTttaaaaggaaggaaaaaaaaagttgtactAAGAGAATTTTCGAAGGGCTTTAATTGGGCTTCTACCTAACTAGCTTGAGCCTAACTATTAAACTTACGATTGGACCAAAGCTTAGATTCGGGCCCAGCTTTTACTGGGGCAATTTAACTACACATGTGGACCATATTTGGAACTCAAATTTCAGTTtggttaaatttattaaatatttattgatgtAATTATAATGAGCAGCAATTTTagcaattttagaaataatactCTAAGTGTATATAAgagttttttctcttctacaACCAAAATCAAGAACCTAAGCTTTAATTTGTATCCCTCTCTTTTAGCTTTCGTAATTTATTCCCTCTCTTCCCTTTTCATCAGTTTATTTCCTTGTTGTAATAATGTCATATGTATTCAatctcaattatatatatcaaagtgATCCAGAAGTGAAACGGTAAAATCAGAATAATAAAAGTCACATGAGCTTAAAGGTGTAGAAAGGAAAGATGTTGGgccaaattaataataaactaattaattatcattctCTTAATTTACATATGAGCTTGAAGACTTCTTTTGGGTCATGATCTAAGCCTATTTGGTTGTTTCAAATAGGCTTCACGGGAGGTATGTTCTTCTTCTCATTGTACCGCCCTATGATGATCACTAACTTAAGCTTAGAGGTCTTATGGCCGGCATCATATGTTCTTGAAGGAACGTGGAGCTCAAATAAGTCTTTTTGTCTATACAATTGTGAAAATGGTACGATGATAACCTCAAAttatggagagaaaaaaaaacttattttagacattttttaaaatgtcttcTATTTGAGTTTATTGACACGATATCTCTTTTAATTTACCTAATTTTTTCACCATAAACTTGAATTAGATAGACTCTAGATCCAAACGACTTTTATCACTCAACCtagttgaatttaaattttcaagtcCAATTGGACTACTAaccaaatttatcaatatcaaattaaattttgtcacaatatcaaataaatggTGATTAAATCACCATTAATTTTACAAGTCTATTGTGTGTGGTTGGATGGTCAAcaactaaattaatttgtcaaaattacACATCTTCAAAATTGAGGAAAACGCAATAAAAGAGATTGTTGGGATGATGTGAggaaattcaatttgatttgGCTAAACATCTTCTCTaacgaaaataaataaataaaacaaatattcataaatttcctcgtgtatttaaaaatcattcatattcttttaaatgtaattatttgtaataactattttagagtaaaaaaaaaaaaaagagtagaacATTAgataagttttaatttttaggtGACCGTcacataaatttttcttttatgataacttaaaataaatgtgaaatGGGAAATAAGTCGAAAAAGAATATGAGTAGGagtattttgattaaaaaaagaaaagaaaaaagaaagtaattttCTTGCtttaatttaacctaaatatAATTGATCACTATTGTTGGATAAagttatataaaaacaaatgagGAAAAGTTGATGAAAAGGAGCAGTGagatgtaaaaataaaatagaaattgggttgaaatatatatatatattaaaattaggagtagtaaaaatgtaaatatagaaTATGATTGAAGTTAGGTGGGTGAGGAGTTTGGTGAAGATTGTTGAAAATGGGTATTGTTAACATAGAAAAAAGGAACCAAAACAAAGAGACAAAGTAAATAGAGAGAGTGTCAGATTGAGGATACCATTTCTAAGCTTTTGTCAACCTAATCCCACACATACTCGGATACCCTCTCCCTTTTCCATTTCTACCCCTCTCCTTCTTTCccccttcttcttttttttttctttatacttttaaaatataaatctaattttagatttccttcattttagttcttttacttttcaaaaataaccaTGTTTGTCCCTTCATTTTCCTTCTACTTTATTCATATAGAcactaaaataaatgttttgaaaacacACTagttaaaatgaaacaaaattaatcttaTAAGAACCAAAACACgacatttaaaatagaaatctaaataaagaaagtcaacaaaaaaagaaaactattataTTATGAATGACAAAGTATCAATGTTTATAGAAATATTTCCGTGtcaattattaatatatattattttaaatattttagctaattttattattatatgaattttCCATCTTGTAATGTATTGAGTATGGAATGCAGAAGTGTAGCTTTCAATCAATTAAAGTGTTTCTATTTAatagtaatataaaaaaaagtcaaaagtgAATATGAAAGTATTAGCTGCGTTTAAGTTTActgttttaaatgaaaacacaACACTTAGAAGTACATAATTGgtgcttttcattttataaatattgggCCTATATGTATTAGTTTAACGTGTGAGGTAAAAGTTGAATTCCTTTGATTACACAATGTGATAActaactcaaatattttaaactatattgttttataaacttttaaacgCAACTCTGATAATGTAAAAATTACGAAGTTGCTACTAGGTAGAGTGCATATTAAAATTGCACACAATGTTATAGAAATATATGTTCAAAGTATAATTGCACTCCAACTtgctataaatatttttttcaatttctaggTCAATTTTTATCGAGTATTCAGCCCCCAAGTCTCATTTTCTCTCCACCCCTTCATTTTCCATGTGTATTCATTCTTGGGTACATTCGACATCTTCTCTATGATACCTACTTTACAATTGAGCTTGAAACTATTGTTATTGACTAAAATGCTATACGTTGAGCTTGGGTTGCAGGAAGCTAAATGCTTATGTGGGTTGGTCGAAGGAGCATGAATCCAGTGGTCTTGAGTGGATTATATGAGATCATGATAGAAGAGGGATTCTAAGTTGTAGTTCTACTTTTACTAGGAAGCGGTGGGACATTCCCTTACTAAAAGTTGAAGCCATCATGAGAGGTTTGACTGCGTTAGGGAGTCTTATGCATTAGAGGTGATTCACTTAATTGTGTAGGAAGGATACATCTTTTGCTTAACTGagcttattatattttggatATGTTGAGAATTCTAAtcatgtctttctttttttatcacGTCCCCagataagaaaacaaaacaactcGTGCCTTAGCAATTTTTGCTTCCTCTCACGGtgattttttaatcttctctTCGTCATTCGTGATGCAGTTGTTAATGAATAATCTTGAAAGAAGTGTTACATGTAACATAAACTTAGTTTAATTGACAtctatatatttctaaaaatgagAGATTTCAAGTTTACTTCATTTATCCTAAAGTTGTACTTAAATACATTACAATGCATGTAacaattatcatttttatcaatatgGAGTAGAAGAATTCTAATAATAAACCTTTTTATCGTTTATACGTACTTTATGCTAAAGTGATCATTTGTTTGGTGTAGTAAAtactttaaacaaaattcagtttttttatttttacctttttcatttttaatatgtgtcattttaaaactttacatTAACAATGAGAGGTTATGCAATTTGAAAAGATTCACATTATGTGGTtgctaaaaaacaaaagacaaaaaaacataatcaCACACAGAGCATTAGCACAAAAGTAATATTGCTTCTAATTTGAACATTCATTCTGAAACTCCAGCTTTCAAACAGACTGCCACTGCTTCCCACTTTGGATTCCAATggaaactttgaattttaaaacaaaaaccaaaagaagacCTCTGCCATTTGGACACCTTCTTCcctacaaacaaaattctatcatgttttcttttactcagaaaagggaaataaataaactcaCTTAACAACAATGGCAACCAACAacagttaaataataaatattctttttttgtttttttagtcttttattcaaatttatgagGGTGTAACAAAATAGTACACAAAATATGGAACCAAATTCAATATTGTAGAAACCCAAACAGCAGCCCATCGAATACTAGTGAATGTTGTAATAGAGAACCCAAGAATGTAATGAAACgtgtgaaatgaaaaaaaagaactatacAGATACTCTTCAATGTGGATCTCCTATGGCACCTTCTTTTCTATCACCCTCAAGAAATCTGTCGACTGATATCGGTCGTCGTCTATACACAAGAAAATAACCCCCCACATGAAACCGAATGCTAAGGATCAAGCAGAAGCTGATTCTGCCTGTCTTGGGTGGCTGTGGTGGTGGATTTTCCCACGATGGCGTCTTCCTTTACCGAATGTGACAGGGTCGAAGAGTCGCAGTCGTTCGGCCTCGTCAGGGTTGATCACACACTCTGATGGAGGGGTCTTGTAGCGGATGCGGTCATAGCAATAGGAGTATGTCAAGTGTTTCTTCCTGAGGCTTTCCATTTTAGCTCTTTGAGATGGTGTCATACCAGAAGGGATTGGTATAGATTTTTGGGAGTGATCACAGCTTGAGGATTGTTCGGTTGGGTCGACGGTGCAGCCATGGAGGATAAAATCGGAGAATTCAGCGATGTATGGGGCGTATTTGTAGTTAACTTTGTATTTGCCTCCATTGGTAGCCCAAGTAGATCCATCCCAGATTGTTGCATACAAAGTCATTGGTTTAGAAGGAAAGTCACCTCCCATTGTTGCCGTTCTTTTCACCTCTCTAATGGGAACATTGTCCACATAAAAGCTAcatgaaaatcaaacagaaaaaaaaagagagaatcaAAACCAACTATGAAAATCGATCTCATCATCCATAATCTCAATATGCTTCCTTTAAGATTAGTCCCTGCTTAAAGTGAAAGTAAAAGTTACAAAATTGACAtataaagatggaaaaaaacTTAAACAGTAATGAATCAACACACAGATTTGCACATAGTCCACTAATAGTGTGTTAGGTACGTTGACAGTAGAACAACAGTTTCATGTGAGGAAATTATTCAGAATGTTTGCAGGCATGAACTGCATCCATTGAAGTGCTGATAGTTTCTGTTCATAGTGATTTTCCGAATTCTTTATAATTTGTCAAGAGAGAGaccaaaaaatataataaaataaaaaataaaaaaagaattttgaattagtttcccaagaaaattgttttacatCAGTCAACAAGGTCCAACCCCAACCCAATCACATGTTTCTCTTGTAATCTTCAAATGgcaaatttttttgttctttttcctttttctttcacagGAAAACCCAAACAGCCCTTTATCCTGTAGGAATGGGAAAAGGTGGTTTTTACAAAACAAGGGACTCAGTTTTAGGGAAAAATTCAGAACCCACactcaatttttttccctcaaaagagaaaaactcTAAATATTGTACTAATAACAAAGGCATCACATCAAAATCCCTAAAGGGAGTAAGAAAAACATTTAGCATAACAAGGAGTTCATTGTTGAAAAAGTAATGAGATTAACATTGATTTCAAGAAGAACTTACATGATGAGAGATTCGGTCCAAAGGATGCTGTATTCATGAAAATCTTCAGATGGATCAAACCAGAGCCCATATCTTTCTTCTCTACCAATGCTTGTGCTTCCATTCCCATAAATATTGGTTTGAATCCTCCAATCTTTGCCTCTAATATTCCCTAAGAACTCAAAATCTATCTCGTCATGGTTCTTAGCAAACATGTCTCCATTTGACatctgaagaagaagaagaagaaaaaatccaCAAAGCTCAATCAATCTTCCCCTACTTTTTCTCATACAAGTTGATTGAACTATTTTATGAACTCACTTAGtgaatcaaataaagaaatcCACTCCCcatcaaactaaaaaacagTCACTGGATATGTTAGATTAACCTCTAAAACAGACACAGAAGGAGCAATCCTTCATACAAGCAAATATTTATTCAGCCActataatatgaaaaacagAGAAGGAAGAAACTCACATAAAAGGCAACCACAACACCAGCAGTGTAATCAGAAGGCAACTTAATGGAAGCACTGAAAAGCCCATGAAGGTAAAGGTCTTGAGAAACAAACCCAGAGcctgaaaaacaaaaaccagaAGAATCAAACGTTAAGaataaatgaacaaataaataaaccacAGAAACCCCATTTCATAAAACAgagttttttctctctcaccAGTCCTCTCATCAAGATGAAGATGAACTGACTTGCCATCCTTGAGAAGGACGAGATTGTCATCACCAAATAAAGGATTATAACCTTCTTCAAAGTCGAGAATCGGGAAATTCCTCGAAGACCCAGAAACAAGAAGTgagaaaaaacagagaaaagaaGCAAAGAGAAAGGGAATTCGAAAGAAAACCATGGCTGGTTTAGTGGATTTTGAAACTGAatggggaagaagaagaagaagaaaaaaaagaaaggggtTTGGAATAATATTTTGCTCTCTACAGCTatgagtgagagagaaagagagagagagccaAAAGATGTTAATGTGAAGAGAGACAAAGGAAATGAAATGGGATGTTAGAAAGAGCAGAGTATGTTGAGCTGTTCTTATGTAGACACATTTCTCCTACAATTTTTCGTAATTTAATTGCTTTCCTAATCCTAATTATCTTCTTAATCTAATTCccatcattttctcttttcttttcttttttctttttccatttcttattattttttgtcaacaaattttcaatactAATTAGTTTGACTGAATGTTCGGTTCCATGTGTGagattcttttagttttataaaagtttatttaggagaaaaaaggaataaaaggaATCTTAAATTACAATTGGTTAGCttagttataattaatataaatttagtcTATATGCTTCCAACTTTGTTTAATCTTATTTCATgcaattttgataaatattttatccatATCTTCAAAGTTAACTTTTActtaattgattaaatgataatattaatttttggtgatgaaatgttcaaaatctatactaaaaatgttaatatacaataaataaataaaaattaaactagcAATGGAGATTActaattttcctaattttattGCTGTCTTTCTTAGAAAATTGACGTCTACAAGCATCTCCTTATAAATGTGATCAAAATATATCTAAACAGTCCTTTTTTacatcttaattaaataataataataatgggatttaattgagaaagaaaattttgaatctctAGGCTATATAGTTGATCTCGAAACTCGTATtcctataataataattaaaaaaagaagaagaagaagaagagcatgaaaaatatacaaaatgtaTGGAATTACATCATCGTCGTAAACCaatgtttaatgtttattatttggacacaaattttaaaggattattattagaaattatTCCAAGCTCCAATGACATGTTTCCACAAATAGTATGAGAATGCCATTTTTACAAGTAATTTCCGGCACTTTTTCCCAATACCAAGACTTTGGGGccaaaactaaatatttacatgactttttaattccttttttttattattatttgtatctttttaaAGCTTAACAATTGGATAAAGTGGCAATGAAAGATTGGGAGATACAATAAGAAATAAGaactacaaaattttgaaaaaaaataaagatgggCACTACAATACAAATGATGTATCTTTAGGAGGGTaatatacaattaatttttctgAAAACAGCCTTTCTGATTATGAAAAGTGGAATTGcttttatatacaaaaataaatatgataaataattgtatttatttaagaaaagaaaggaagaaaagaagaaatgtttataagaatttaggggaaaaaaagggaatttaaaaaagaagagaaaagggaatCATGTAGTTGCGTCCATCATCTGGCAACCGCCCCACCTCCAATATATCCAAATCCCAATTCACTTTCTTTCCTTCTAtttcctatttctttttttcttaaacacaTCAATTTTCCATTAGTGAAAtcactatttcttttttcttttttctttttttgctaaCTAAGACTTTAATGAAATGGATGAATCTCACAAGTCTATTTTTAGACTGTGAACTCAACACTGatgtatatatcaaatttaagtcaaaaagattgtttcaaatttattaaaatttattaggcATACAATTTAACGTTTATGGGTTGAttgttaaaagtaaaagttaaaagatttgagatttatttatactaacttGAAAGTGTTGGAAAAAcagtaataaaattaaaagttaattttgtatgaatactataaaattaaccaaacaaaagcattaaaatgttaatgatGAGAATTTGATTTGAGAAAGGTTGTAATTTTGGTTGCAATACATTCTAAATGTTGTGTTTGTGAAGACGTGGTTTCCCCTTGTATAGAGTAATTCAACACACCACTTACTACAAGATGGCTTGAATGTAATTAAGTTATCttacttaattttgttgaaatttctACTAGATTTTTGAAGACGAAATGTTTtgttaagataaaaaaagaaaagaaaagtttaacttgattaataaattgaaataaaataaaaataattttaagaattattaAATTACCCAACCTAAAGTTCAAAAGACtagatgaaaattaacctttttaGTGGATATTactattcaataattttgttccttttaGGTTGCTTAtacatttgtttattttgtaaattatatcCTTGTAGCTAAGTTAGattttgtattgaaaaaaCATTGAATTGGGTACATatacaaaaaatcaaacttctaATCTTGAGTTGATTACGTATATTATGACAAATTTAGACATATGTAGCTTGAAAAATGAGGGGgtttttttattggttaaataatgagtagaaatggtaacaaaattaaaaaaaggggAAGATTTGAACTGTTGTAAATTGATGGAAtttaaaatgagaagaaataaaagaggGGAGTTTGGGAAAAGTGGGATAAATTGATTGGTggagaaaagtaaaagtaaaaggcTCCATCCCTCCCTACCCTTAAACATAAGGAGCATCTCGTGGGACCTTCTAAAATTCGGCGCCTTTCCCCTTTCAAACTCTACAAATGCGCTTCCTACCTGGACCCACCctttactctctttttttctcttcttcttcttccttttttgttttcaacatttttaattatctttctctttctttttcaattatatatttttaaaatatgtataacaATTGAAAccaaatagtttttaaattttaagaaacttaatattcaaatttcatacaattaaaaaagtaaaattattatttttaaattttgattttgtttagatTGAAAGCTTTTTGAATAACTACCTCCAATGAATGATCAACTATGATAACCACAACTAATACCAAACTCCGGTAACACACTATTGACAATTACAATTGTCACACTCCAACAATATACTTTGACAACTACCTTTAACGATATTAACTTATTAatgaaatgtgagattttTTCAACTATTTGATGTGAAATTTGTTAACTTCTAACATGGGTAGAGAGGATGTAGTATTTTCAACCTCATCTTTGTTCCAAAATTGTacttattactttttatttgttcttttaaataaatcatatcataaacatgaagaaaaatatttaaatctacAAAACTTCATATCTTCCACGGAGATAAAAGCTAAAATATGTAAGAAAGGAATCTAACCTTCACAAATTACTATTATCAACTTAAACAAGGACAAAGTtgtgaataataaattagtaataGTTACGAAATAAAACagttaaataatacaaaaatgtatagaatataGTGAGAGAAAGATATTATTAgataaaatgttttcaaaattactaaaCGACGTTACTAGGTTAAAGAGTTTATATATTGCACTTCTCTAAACTCCAATGTCAAAATGGTAAATAACTTATAAACAAATGAATATGCTCACTTTTTGAAGGTGTTGTCCCTCAACCCCATCAGAGTACGTTGTCCCTAAACCTTCTTAGTAGCAAAAGAGTTAGACTCTATAGCGTTACCTAAcaaattcaacatattttaaccataataatatataacaacaaaGTTAAGAAACACTTTTGATCATTgtgataataatttaatttagtatataattatttagttcttatattttaaattgaatatgtaatgaaaaatatgtGATTGTCAATGTATAATATGTGacaatttaatcaattatataagCTCGGCCTTCTATAATAAATATGCACATATATAAATAGGAAAGAAGCACGGTTAAAtttctaacattttatttttatgaagccaaattgttataaacaaatatacataaattaaatttattatattgcaGAAGCtattaactattttcttaCAAACTAAACGacaaaataccaaattagTATTTGgttaaaagtttcttttttcttttcctatccATTTTAACAGTAATAAATAACGAGAAGATGACATCTCTATCCTtctcaaataaataacatCGCTCtcacaatttataaaatattcttaataaaatagtttatttcaaactatactataaaaataatacaatatatatattatttagggTCCGTATTGTATCTATTTAAATTGACATAAAAATAGTGATGgatacttttcattttctttctcaaattaaaaatgaaatggatggtgtatttttttttttaaactcaaaGTACTAACATATTCTGGTCTTTGTCTTGTCATCggtgaatttaaaattttgtaacaaaatttctataatcacaagattttgaaaatattataaaattaaatcaaattgtttaaaGTTTATCTTCTCCCAACTTCTAACAATGATTTGcctattttatttgtaaaataaaacatagtaatttttaaaaatatatatatatatatatatattagttataaaaaaatacgttttcaaatatagattACACAATGGTTTGTTATTTACACTATTTCCCcgttcaaaatttgattaggTGATGGGGACAGCGCCCTACAGAGAATCTAAAACCAACGAAAtttaaggaaaataaatataaataaataagaattttacattttgaacCCGCAGTGGGCTCCACCATTCACgcgttaaaagaaaaaacggaagaaaaatgaataagttTTTCCAATTCGGTAATtgcaaaaaatagaaaaagaaaaaaaagaaaccgttttatttgtttctaaaaaatgataaagaagGGGGGGTGGGTGGGTGCACGTGCATGGGAAAGGTCAAGGTCACAAGCGGATGCTCCTCCACGGTGGGCCCTGGGTGCACCTTATCttcactcttcttcttcaccctATTGTGCGCTCTTTGCTCCCAGTTGGTGTTGTGGTGGTTGGGACTTGGGACTTGGGACTCTCACACCCACGGGTTCCTCTCCATtactaatattttactattttactttctttatcCACTTCTCTTTATTTCATCCAAATCTATTcccattcaattttattttattattttgaataaccAGTTGAAATATGCTCAATATTATCttgttatcttttaaaaaatacacattAATATTAACTTATCtaatattttagtaataaCCTCAATGAAAACTATAtgataattgatttaaaatagttaaaatattattttgatttttagttcATATACTTCTTATTTGATCAAACAAGTTTGCCTTACTTATAAAGAAAtcttaattcaaatttcttgtaattagtttttacgaaaattgattaataataataataaattttaatgggagaaaataaaataggttaatatatgttttccAAATTAACagtaaattaaaagattagatccataaatttaagatttatttattgtatttagcgtaaaattagataataaaaaaatagagaattttgaaatttgaatgtatGAAGTTTGTGAGCTATATTATATACATGTTTTAATTGAagtattctttttgttttgttttgtgatttgaattattttttaagatgaGAAATGGGAAGagagacaaaagaaaaaggtattGGATCCAATGGAAAAAGTAACGTGAAATTAGTTAGTCCAGGCAAATGGTCTAATTTAGTTGTGAGAATTTATGGCTCATTTAACACTTCCTATTGACTTTCAAACACCTTGcattttaccttttctttctttctttct encodes:
- the LOC101208641 gene encoding probable xyloglucan endotransglucosylase/hydrolase protein 28; translated protein: MVFFRIPFLFASFLCFFSLLVSGSSRNFPILDFEEGYNPLFGDDNLVLLKDGKSVHLHLDERTGSGFVSQDLYLHGLFSASIKLPSDYTAGVVVAFYMSNGDMFAKNHDEIDFEFLGNIRGKDWRIQTNIYGNGSTSIGREERYGLWFDPSEDFHEYSILWTESLIIFYVDNVPIREVKRTATMGGDFPSKPMTLYATIWDGSTWATNGGKYKVNYKYAPYIAEFSDFILHGCTVDPTEQSSSCDHSQKSIPIPSGMTPSQRAKMESLRKKHLTYSYCYDRIRYKTPPSECVINPDEAERLRLFDPVTFGKGRRHRGKIHHHSHPRQAESASA